The stretch of DNA ATGTTCATCACCGTCTGATCGCTCATTTGTGACATCATAGGGGTGTGCTGAATTTGACGTAAACAGAATATGAATGTGATGGTTATCGGCAGTATTATATACTTTAGTATTGACTCGAGCTAATTTTTCCAATGTTTTTGGGTGTGGTAAATGGTAAATATTGTGCTTACCGGCTGAAATGAGTGCAATTTTAGGATGGATTTTCGTGATAAATTGCTCATCCGAGCTCGTCTGACTCCCGTGATGCCCAACTTTTAAAATTTGAATCGGCGGTAATTGATAACGATTTAATAACAATGATTCATTATGAGCACTTGCGTCCCCCATTAATAAAATATGTGTTTGATGGAAACGAGCCAGTGTGATAATAGAATGTTCATTAGGGTCTGCACTGTTCGTCATATCTGTATTATAAAATTTAAATTCAAATTCACCTAAAGCGATATTTGAAATGGTTTCATAAGAATAAAGTTCTGCTTTCTCTGACAATGTCACATCTTTTACCATTTTGAATTTCTGTGAATCAAAATGTGAAGGGTTGATAATAATGTTCTTTATATGGAGATGTTCTGCCAAGTGCGTTAACTCCCCCATATGGTCCTGATGCGCATGTGTAATCACTAAATAGTCGATGTGTCGTATGCCCAACTTTTTGAAAAGCGGGTAAATTGTGGCTTGCGTTAGATTTTTTTTGGCATGCACACGTGGATGTTGTGCATAGACGCCGCCAGTATCGATGAGTAACGTTTCTCCAGTTTCACTAAGAAATAGAATCGCGTCACCTTGTCCGACATCAATTAAAATCATCTGGTTTTGATAGTGTGGATGCACAAGCCATAAAAAGACACATGAACTCAAAATGATAATCATAGACAATACATATCTTTTTTGCGTTAGCAGGTAAAGTAATAAAAAAACGATAACGACACAACAGAAAAATGCCCATTCACCAAAATCTGGAATGATTAACGGAAAGTGATTTAACTTTGATAAGCTGTTCAACAATGTATTTTGAAAACTAAATATAAAATGTGTAAGCAAAACAAAAAAATTCAACATAAAAGGAAATAACATCGCTAAAAAAGAAATGAGAAATGCAAGTGGGATAACGATATAACTATAAAATGGAATAAAGAAGAGATTTGAAATCAATCCTTGCCATTGAATTTCGTTTGTAAGTACATAATTGATGGGGATGGCCACTAACACAGAGATATAGGAGCCTAATAAAAGCGATTTAACTAGAGGCGTTTGCTGAAGAACATCTTTCATTACAATTAACGCTGCTGCTATTAAAAAAGAATAAATAAATCCTAAATGGTAATGATAAGTGCTATTGAACAGACTCATCGTCGTATAAACGATGAGCAAT from Staphylococcus lutrae encodes:
- a CDS encoding DNA internalization-related competence protein ComEC/Rec2 encodes the protein MTYALIAYVIGHMAYHHFTAACFLYAVLACSLYFKRRHSLYIVLTLSMTLLGYGIDMSLHRSASVPKIHTGNQQLLVRYTALPTFQDDMLTIQAQTESGLLLVKSKVSSQIEHPSANFILNHQCLITGSFLPMRSAQQTPLFIANHLDFQQCQRARPTFKARLQYVKNKVIEHILDSRLSGKGEIIAIATGNTNYLDYETKLKAQKLGISHLFAISGTHITVLMMLFYSLGKRLPLPMFIVKFLLMLFLPCFLMFVGASPSAQRAVAMTLLMMMASSFYRLNALQALLIVYTTMSLFNSTYHYHLGFIYSFLIAAALIVMKDVLQQTPLVKSLLLGSYISVLVAIPINYVLTNEIQWQGLISNLFFIPFYSYIVIPLAFLISFLAMLFPFMLNFFVLLTHFIFSFQNTLLNSLSKLNHFPLIIPDFGEWAFFCCVVIVFLLLYLLTQKRYVLSMIIILSSCVFLWLVHPHYQNQMILIDVGQGDAILFLSETGETLLIDTGGVYAQHPRVHAKKNLTQATIYPLFKKLGIRHIDYLVITHAHQDHMGELTHLAEHLHIKNIIINPSHFDSQKFKMVKDVTLSEKAELYSYETISNIALGEFEFKFYNTDMTNSADPNEHSIITLARFHQTHILLMGDASAHNESLLLNRYQLPPIQILKVGHHGSQTSSDEQFITKIHPKIALISAGKHNIYHLPHPKTLEKLARVNTKVYNTADNHHIHILFTSNSAHPYDVTNERSDGDEHDK